The Tautonia plasticadhaerens nucleotide sequence ATGGTGGCCGAACCGGGCGATCAGCTCCCTGTAGTAGAGCTTCCGGGCGTCCGCGAACTCGGTGTCCCCCGATTCGTGCTCGAAGAGATTCTCGTTCTCCGTCTCCGAGAGGAGCACGTGGAGCATGATCCCGAGCCGGTCCATGTGCGAGAAGACGACTTCCCACTGGTCGAGCTTCGACACGTCGAACCGCTCCCGAGCGTCCCTGGTCACCCAGGGCCAGACGTCCTCCCCGTCCCCCTCCACGTTCATGACGATGAAGTAGACGGAGTTCATCCCCTGGGAGGCCAGGTAGTTCAGGGCGCCGATGATCCCCTTGCCCTTGCCGTCGGCCCAGATCGGATCCCCTTCGGCCCAGTCCCCCACGTGGGGCCCATACGAGTGCAACCCGGCGGCGTCGGCCTCGCCGGGCCGCGGACCGCCGCCCCGGCGACGGCCGGACGAGGTGCCGTCGAAGTCGGCATAGGCGAGGAAGTTCTCGGGGCTATCGGCACCTCCCTTGAGGAACCACGCGCCAGTGCCGGCGAATCGGAGATAGCGTCGGCCGACGTGGCGGAGCATCCCCCGGGCGTCCGGGTCGGCCGAGACCCCGAGCGTCCCCGAAGTCCCGTCCCCCTCGGCCGGGTCGCCGGCCTCGGGGTCGTCGGAGAGGGCGATCCGGTCGCCCGATCGGAGCGAGACCTCATAATCCCAGCGACCCGGGCGGTCGGGGACGAACCGGGCCCGCCAGACGTCCCCCGAAGTCGCGCCCGAGTCGGCCGCGTCGCCGTCGGCGGCGAAGAATCCGGGGACCACGACCCGCGTGCCGTCCTCGGCGACGAAGGTCACGTCCATCCGGGAGTCGAGGAAGGGGTTCACCTCGTCGGCCTCGTCGGCCTCGGGGCCGGTCACGTCGATCGTGACGGGGTGCCAGGTCCGGGATTCGGCCTGGGCCGCCGTCCCGGCCCCGACGTTGGAGCCGCCCAGGGCGGCGAAGGCGAAGCAGATGGCCCGGCGTCTCGCGCGTCTCATGGGTCGGTCGTCCTCTGGGTCCGGGGGAGCGCGTCTCAGGGGGACGGCCCGGGTCGGCCTCGGCATGGCCTCGGGGGCCGGCTCACCCGCCGCCGGCCCCGTCGCCCGATGCGGGAGACGGGGACGGATCGGGGCGATCCGGGTGGTAGCCGTAGACGAGCCGGAGGGCGGCCCGGGCCGCCCCGCTCTCGAGCCGGGTCGCGGCGAATCGGGTGGCGAGGGCCCGGGCGAGGCCGGCGTGTGTCGGGTAGGGGTGCACGGTGTTGAGGAGGTGCTTGAGGGTCAACCCATTCTCCATCGCCACGACGAACTCCTGGAGCACCAGCGCCGCATTGTCTCCCATGATGGTGGCGCCCAGGATCGTGCCCGAGCGATCCACCGCCACCTTGGCGAATCCGTGGGTGCGGCCCTCGATCCGGGCCCGGTCGACCTCCTCGTACTCGACCCGGAAGATCCGGGCCCGTTCCCCGGGCTCGAAGCCGTGGGTGCGGCCGACCTCGGCGACCTCGGGGTCGGAGAACGTCGCGTGGGGCATCGCCGAGTAGTCGACCTTCTTCGGGATCCGCAGCACGGCGTTCTGGAAGGCGACGGCCGCCTCCCGTTCGGCGGCGTGGGTCCATTGGTGGTGGCCGATCACGTCGCCGATCGCGTAGACGTTCCGGGCGTACGTCTGCAAGTAGGCATCGACGGGGATCCCCTCCGCCGGGTCGGCCTCGATGCCGATCGCGCCCAGGTTCAAGCCCTCGAGGTTCGCCCGGCGTCCGGCGGCGACGAGCAGAGCATCCCGACCGGCCTCGAACGCCTCGCCGGTGGACCGGTCGGAGAAGTGGACGACCTTCTTGCCGTCCCGCTGCTCGACCTTCGCGATCTCCGCATCCGTGAAGATCGTGATCCCCTCGGCCTCCAGCTCGGGGCGGAGCCGGTCGCCGACCTCCGGGTCTTCCCCCGACAGGATACGGGGGGCCGACTCGATCAGCGTGACCTCGACCCCGAGCCGGGCCATCGCCTGCCCCAGCTCGACGCCGACCGCGCCGGCGCCGATGATCGCCAGGGACTCGGGCCGGGCGTTCAGGGTCCAGAACGTCTCGTTGGTCAGCGGCCCGGCGGCCTCCAGCCCCTCGATCGGCGGTAGGCTCGGTCTCGACCCGGTGGCGATGACGAAGGCCCGGCCGTTCACCCGGGTCGAGCCGTCGACGAGGACGGTGTCATAGGCCTCGAACGCCGCCCGGCCGAAGATCACATGCACGCCCCGGGCCCGCATCGCCTCCACGTCCGACCCCGCGAACGAGGCGACCACCCCGCGGACCCGGTCCATCACGGCGGCGAAGTCGACCTCGGGGGGGGGGACGCCCAGGCCGTAGCGGTCGGCCTGCCGGATCCGGCGGGCCAGGTCGGCGGCGTGCAGCAGGGCCTTGCTGGGGACGCAGGCGGTGAAGGTGCACTCGCCCCCCAGGCGGTCGGCCTCGATCAGGGCGACCTTCGCCCCGACCGCCGCCGCGGCCCCGGCCACGTTCAGGCCGCCCGAGCCGCCGCCCAGGACCACCAGGTCATACATCGTCCCCTCCCCACGCGTCCCGGAGAGGACAGGCCCACACACAGGGCCCGCCCCCTCGGCCGGATGGGCCGGGGAGGGCCGACTTAGTGGCGACGCCCGACGCCTCTCGACCCGTCCGCGCCGCGGATTATAGCCGCGGCGCCATGCGATCGCCAGCGTCGGGGCAGGGGGGGACGTGGGGGAAGACTTCCGGGGCGGAGAGCCGTCAGATCAGGCTCTCCAGCAGGAGCTTCATCTTGCGGACCTCGACCTCGACGTCGAAGGGGCTGTCGCCTCGGTTGTGCAGCGCCACGGTGAGCGACCGGTTGTAGCCGTGCCGTTCCAGGATGGTGACGATCCGGGCGTAGTCCACCTTCCCCTGGCCGATCCGGACCTGCTCCTCGCCGGGGTTCTTGCCGGTGTCCCGGAAGTGGGCGTTCTGGACGAAGGGGAACAGGTCGTCGTAGTTCCGGCCCGAGAAGGGTCCGAGCACGTAGTGGCTGGGGTCGAGCGTAACCCCCAGGCCGGTCACCCGCTTGCAGAGATCGAGGGCGACGGCGGGGTCGGCCGTCAGGGTGTCGCGGTGGGTCCGGACGGAGAGGACCAGGCCCTCCCGGTTGGCGACGCTCGCCAGCGACGAGAGCCGCTCGACCTCCTGCTCGATCGGCGAGCCGATCGGCGCCGCCGGGATCGTCAGGACGGCCACCGTGAGGAGCTTCGAGAAGCGGCAGATCGCCTCGAACCGCGTCCGCAGGGTCTCCGCGTCGACGGGCCCGAAGTCCAGGTCCAGGGCCGAGGAGGCCAGGCTCGGGCCGGTGCGGAGCCGGTGCAGGGCCCCGTCCGGGTCCCGGGCGACGTCGGAGGGGCCGAGGTGCGGCCCGCCCTCGATCAGCGCCAGTTCCATCCGGTTGAATTCCAGCTCGGCGATCTGGCGCAGGGCCGCCTCGATCGGCCGGTCTCCGAAGCAGAGCGTGCTGCAGGAGACGTACATCCCAGGCCCTCCTGACCCTCCCGAGGAGGTCGGCGTGCCGAAGGGGGTACCGGGGGCGGTCCGATGCCCCGCGACCGCCCTCGACGGATCATTCCCCGATCGGATGCGAGGCGCCTCGTCCCTTGCGCCGGCATCGACCGGGTGATCTTACCTGAGGCGGGTCCCGGAGGGTAGGTCAGTCGACACCTCCCCGGCCAGGGGCGCCACGGCCGAGGCCGTCGGGCGGTCGTCGATCGGGCCGCCCGCCTCGACGACCCAGTGCGACCGGGCGAGCCGGGCGAACTCGGCGACCCTCCCCTCCTCATCGGCCTGCAACGCGGCCGTCAGGCAGCTGCGGGCCTGGGCCAGGCCGGGGCCGGTCAGGGCGAGGTCGTCGATCCAGAGCCGCCCGGGAGACCGCAGCTCGAACCGGAGCCGGAGCGTCGCGTCCGGCCCCGCCGGCAGCCCGGGGGCGCGGAGGGCCATCGGGGACCAGTCCCCCCGGCCGGCCCCCGGCAGGTCGGCCGCGAGCCGGACCGGCTCGGCGGCCCCCGGGTCCGACTCGATCCGGACCCTCACCTGCGCGTCGGGCGGATCGGTCCGGAGGAAGGCCCGGAGCGTGGCGGTCGGCCCCGG carries:
- a CDS encoding sugar phosphate isomerase/epimerase family protein, which translates into the protein MYVSCSTLCFGDRPIEAALRQIAELEFNRMELALIEGGPHLGPSDVARDPDGALHRLRTGPSLASSALDLDFGPVDAETLRTRFEAICRFSKLLTVAVLTIPAAPIGSPIEQEVERLSSLASVANREGLVLSVRTHRDTLTADPAVALDLCKRVTGLGVTLDPSHYVLGPFSGRNYDDLFPFVQNAHFRDTGKNPGEEQVRIGQGKVDYARIVTILERHGYNRSLTVALHNRGDSPFDVEVEVRKMKLLLESLI
- a CDS encoding dihydrolipoyl dehydrogenase family protein, translated to MYDLVVLGGGSGGLNVAGAAAAVGAKVALIEADRLGGECTFTACVPSKALLHAADLARRIRQADRYGLGVPPPEVDFAAVMDRVRGVVASFAGSDVEAMRARGVHVIFGRAAFEAYDTVLVDGSTRVNGRAFVIATGSRPSLPPIEGLEAAGPLTNETFWTLNARPESLAIIGAGAVGVELGQAMARLGVEVTLIESAPRILSGEDPEVGDRLRPELEAEGITIFTDAEIAKVEQRDGKKVVHFSDRSTGEAFEAGRDALLVAAGRRANLEGLNLGAIGIEADPAEGIPVDAYLQTYARNVYAIGDVIGHHQWTHAAEREAAVAFQNAVLRIPKKVDYSAMPHATFSDPEVAEVGRTHGFEPGERARIFRVEYEEVDRARIEGRTHGFAKVAVDRSGTILGATIMGDNAALVLQEFVVAMENGLTLKHLLNTVHPYPTHAGLARALATRFAATRLESGAARAALRLVYGYHPDRPDPSPSPASGDGAGGG
- a CDS encoding DUF5060 domain-containing protein, yielding MRRARRRAICFAFAALGGSNVGAGTAAQAESRTWHPVTIDVTGPEADEADEVNPFLDSRMDVTFVAEDGTRVVVPGFFAADGDAADSGATSGDVWRARFVPDRPGRWDYEVSLRSGDRIALSDDPEAGDPAEGDGTSGTLGVSADPDARGMLRHVGRRYLRFAGTGAWFLKGGADSPENFLAYADFDGTSSGRRRGGGPRPGEADAAGLHSYGPHVGDWAEGDPIWADGKGKGIIGALNYLASQGMNSVYFIVMNVEGDGEDVWPWVTRDARERFDVSKLDQWEVVFSHMDRLGIMLHVLLSETENENLFEHESGDTEFADARKLYYRELIARFGHHPALVWNLGEENGGHPETDPEPHGLSNTVEQRKAFADYLKAIDPYDHPVVVHTFPNQYEKIYRPLLGHPTIDGPSLQMGDMAKAHDETIRWIDASAAAGRPWFVCLDEIGPASTGVKPDADDPGHDDVRRHALWGNLMAGGAGVEWYFGYQFPDNDLDLEDFRSRANMWAQTRIALDFFHEHLRFSEMAHADEVVVSPEGGYGFSKPDEVYAAYLPTARGARLDLPGARFSVRWFDPRHGGELRSGSVDDVEGGDRTDVGEPPDDPGEDWVVLLRAVRD